Proteins encoded together in one Juglans regia cultivar Chandler chromosome 9, Walnut 2.0, whole genome shotgun sequence window:
- the LOC118349458 gene encoding germin-like protein subfamily T member 1 yields MKIPSSSHIHMLSYLVVLLLLPLLSFAADPDSLQDFCVADLSASISVNGFPCKPASEVTSDDFFFDGLTKVGDTSNIFGSNVTGGNVLTFPALNTLGISMNRVDFAPGGVNPPHSHPRATESGVIIKGKLLVGFVTTGNVYHSKVLTAGQMFVIPRGLVHFQKNVGVGKALTIAAFNSQLPGAVVLPFTLFASTPSIPDDVLTRAFQVEEKVVKSIKSKFSS; encoded by the coding sequence ATGAAGATTCCATCAAGTTCACACATCCACATGCTGTCATACCTCGTTGTGTTGTTGCTTCTCCCCTTGCTTTCCTTTGCAGCCGACCCCGATTCATTACAGGATTTCTGTGTGGCGGATCTGAGTGCCTCTATATCGGTTAATGGCTTCCCTTGCAAACCTGCCTCAGAAGTAACTTCAGACGATTTCTTCTTTGATGGTTTAACCAAAGTGGGTGACACATCAAACATCTTTGGCTCGAACGTCACTGGAGGTAATGTCCTTACTTTTCCTGCACTCAACACGCTTGGGATTTCAATGAACAGAGTGGACTTTGCTCCGGGAGGAGTTAATCCACCCCACTCTCACCCTCGTGCAACCGAGAGCGGCGTGATTATCAAAGGGAAGCTACTAGTGGGGTTTGTGACAACTGGGAATGTGTATCACTCTAAAGTCTTGACTGCTGGGCAGATGTTTGTCATTCCTAGAGGACTTGTACACTTCCAAAAGAACGTTGGAGTAGGGAAGGCCCTTACCATCGCGGCATTCAACAGTCAGTTACCTGGGGCTGTGGTCCTACCCTTTACTCTCTTTGCTTCAACACCCTCGATTCCAGATGATGTTCTAACGAGGGCCTTCCAAGTAGAAGAAAAGGTTGTCAAATCTATAAAGTCGAAGTTCAGTTCTTGA